The Schistocerca americana isolate TAMUIC-IGC-003095 chromosome 5, iqSchAmer2.1, whole genome shotgun sequence genome includes a window with the following:
- the LOC124616488 gene encoding piggyBac transposable element-derived protein 4-like yields MLRVYSHSRRLTDEEICELLECTSDTECFSVRSNSSESESDVLDDIVNESEDEMQDVQYTELIVTETNHSGKQFITKRATLSKPYKKWKNVTITEVRAFIACLLIMGLNKSPTMLPYWSTKPSQAFPWFGKMFSAHQFRHLMKCFHLVDSEKCPAPGHTDYDPCIKYQPLVDHANNVFRHHYTPHEQLSIDEKKPKAKDKAEIARHGLGYCVVQKILCLGNYLNKGYHIFVDNFFMSVPLVKSLYKLGTYITGTVRKSKKYLPEQFRKKFGIGEKMYCKSGPILACACREKESQRTPIILLSSKVGSGDIEVKNKNKTVKKPEIILKYNQYMGGIDTSDMMLYAHLVERCTLRYR; encoded by the exons ATGTTAAGAGTTTACA GCCACAGCAGACGACTTACGGACGAAGAGATTTGTGAACTTTTAGAATGTACTAGTGATACAGAATGTTTTAGCGTACGTAGCAACAGTTCAGAAAGTGAAAGTGATGTACTTGATGATATTGtgaatgaaagtgaagacgaaATGCAAGATGTACAATACACTGAA CTTATTGTAACTGAAACAAATCACTCAGGTAAACAGTTTATAACTAAACGTGCTACATTGTCCAAACCGTATaagaaatggaagaatgtgacaatTACTGAGGTAAGAGCTTTTATTGCTTGCTTACTAATTATGGGACTCAATAAAAGTCCCACAATGCTTCCATACTGGAGCACAAAACCGTCACAGGCATTTCCATGGTTTGGTAAAATGTTCTCTGCCCACCAATTTAGACACCTTATGAAATGTTTTCATCTTGTGGATAGTGAGAAATGTCCAGCACCAGGCCATACTGATTATGACCCATGTATCAAGTACCAGCCATTGGTAGATCATGCTAATAATGTATTTAGACATCATTACACACCTCATGAACAACTTAGTATTGATGAGA AGAAGCCAAAAGCCAAAGATAAGGCTGAGATTGCAAGACATggcttaggttactgtgttgtccaGAAGATACTGTGTTTGGGCAATTATTTGAACAAGGGATATCATATCTTTGTAGACAACTTTTTCATGTCAGTACCACTTGTAAAAAGTCTTTATAAATTAGGTACATACATTACCGGTACTGTAAGAAAAAGCAAGAAATATTTGCCAGAGCAATTTAGAAAGAAATTTGGAATTGGAGAAAAGATGTATTGTAAGTCAGGTCCGATACTAGCGTGTGCGTGCCGAGAGAAAGAATCCCAGCGTACCCCCATTATCTTATTGTCAAGTAAAGTTGGTTCTGGTGATATTgaagtcaaaaataaaaataaaacagtaaaaaagcCAGAAATAATACTCAAGTACAATCAGTATATGGGTGGAATTGACACATCAGACATGATGCTGTACGCGCATTTGGTTGAGAGGTGCACTCTTCGTTACCGGTAG